The genomic DNA tcttgcgtgtgcgtaggaaaattttgaaattactacgttccccaacaaattgTACCTAACCTCTTGTAGGATTTGAGGGAGATTGCTAGCGAGCCACTGGTTGAGAAGCTCTTTTGCAATGAAGGCAAGGATTTCGAAAATCTTGACTAGCATGGACCAACCGGTGTACTCCCGGCTGGTGACATTGTCTGGTGGCAACGGGGTGTACTCCTAGACCGGGCCGCCGTACGGTGTCAATGGTGTGCGGCAACATACATGAAAAGTAAAAGTGGGAGGGTGGAAAAGGCCGAAATGGGAGTATCCAAATAGGTTTCGGTACTGGGAGGCAAGTAATGTGGGGAGGCGGGACGAAGGCAGAGTAGGACGGGAGGACTTTTATGATTGGTTGGCGTGCAACAATTGCTAACTATTATTTGCTTCGAAAAACAATCTATGTAATGTTATATCTCTTGTCATACATCCTTCTGTATTCATCTTAGTGTTAATTTGACTCATTTTCTGAATAAATTATAATATAGACAAGAATAAGTATCTGAATTGTTGCTATGGTGCCAATGCCAAGTCTAGCAGTGGATAAAAAAATTAACCTATGAAGTCATTTTTGTCTGTTGTATAGAGTATAACCATTAATTCGGGTGCTCTAGAGTAGTGGAGTAAATGAGCCAAGATTAAGTTCGAACAGTTGTCCTAGCCGTGCAAAGGTTAAGGTTTTCCTTTAATGTATAAGCTTCTAGGACATACTATAGCCATATAATGTTAACACTGAGAAAAATTAAcctgtgtgtgtgtgcgtgcaagcgagtgagtgagagagagagagagagagagtagagGGTGGGAGAGTGAGCGATGTTTGGAGAGGGAAGGGGAGAGAGAGATATATGAAGAGTGGTAGACACAAGGGGGGCGAGAGACAGATATATATATAGTGTGTGAAAGTCAGGTTGTAAGGAGAGAGGGCACTTGCATATTACAATGAGACAGGGTGAAGAGATAAAGAGCTTTAGTGTGAAATATAGCACAAGTGCATAGTTACGTGTTTGAAATTCAAAGTGTGTTTTGATTGAGGTGGAATGAGGGAATGAGAGCCCGATATGTCACTAATTGAGGTGGTGGACGTGAACCTGGGCTACGGAGATAGTTGGTGGAGAAAGAAGAAGATGTTGAGTGATTTATTGGTAAAAAAATAGACCCCAAATGTGCACGAGAAATCTATAGGTACACGTTAACTTCATTAAATCTTCGACGGTGCGTGGTCATtcacgtaacagtcaggtcagaTACGCAACCGCACCCCCAGAAAAATTGGATCGCTCGAGGCGATCAAGGAGACGACTAGGGGTCCCTTGCGCGCCGCCGGTGACGCCGCCGGTTCCCTCTCTCTCGGTCGGCCGCTTCGGCGGCAGGAGGGAGGGGGAACCTTGGGTCTGTTCGCTAGGTTGGTGTGTGGTAGGGTTAGGATTGAGGGAGACGTTGCCGAGGCCGTTGCGGTGGTGTCGCGTCGGAATAAGTTTCTCCGGGCTCCGTTCGCGGTCAGGCGAGGCTTTTGTCTTCGTCTAGGAGCCAGCGGTGTTGGGGATCTCCGGATCTCGTCGAGGTCGCGGGCTATGATGGTTGGAGGTCCATCGGCACTGGCCGTTTGGGTCCTCAGATGGGCGATGGAGGTAGGGAGATGAAGacctttcttcttccttgttggTACGATTTGCTGTTGttgttcttctccttcctctgcgTTGATGCTGGTGGGAGATCCTGCTTTGCCCGGGCAGATGGCCCGGCCGCGGTGCTGGACCGGTCGGATGACTCGAGTTCTCTTTCTTCCGGAAGGGACACTTTTCGCGGTACTCAAAGCCAAAGATGGTGACGGCTGTTGCAGGTGTGTTGGATTGATGGCCATGTCCTCTCAGCGCTGGTGTCAAGAAAGGAGGAAGCAGCGTGGCGGCAATTCTATCGTGGTCGAAGATGATGACCTGTTTGCGACTGGTTGCATATCCTTCTGCTGCAGGGGTCTTCTTTCAAGATTCAGGGATGATGACACTGGGCTCCGGAGATTTTTTTGTGTTATGGTTGTCTTAGGGTACTCTAGATGTTCATGGTCCTTTGTTTTTGCGTTTCAGTGTGCTTGTAAGGGTCACCTACTCTGTACTGATTCGTGATTTGAATGAACAATTTCTAAAAAAAAACTTGATTAAATCTTCATACTAATTATATATATTGTTGTGCATGATGGTTATGAGTTGAGAAATAATTTTTTATTACATTTGCTGAAGTATAGTGCAAATGAAACTAAAAATAATATTCCTGATCATGTAAGGGAATATCTTGATTGCATCAAGTAGATCTTAGTTTGTAACATATAATTACATGACCCTATATATACATTGTACATTGCAGGTGATGTGGATTTCAATTATTTTGTAATTGTTGTAGGCTATCTTTTTTATACATGCGGAATATAAGATACATTATATGCGCAATCAGACAAAATATATACATGCAGAATTTGATTTGCAATGTATTCATAGACGCAATAAGAAAAATTAATAGCCCGTGGCAACGCATGGGCATTCTACTAGTTATAATATACTTTCCATCGCATTTACGTTCACTAGTTACCCAAAAGTTTTTTTTGAGGGAAAACACGAATATAATTAAACTAAGCTCGGAATGTCATCCGAGACAGCATCCAGAATACAACTTGGAGGAACCTCAAGCCACACATAGCACCTCTCGTCACCAACACCTAACTTAGCAAGTTTGTGGGCAGGCATATTAGCCGTGCGCCTAACCCAGGTAACTCTGGAGTCTAAAAAACCACGAAGGCGAGTTTTGAGCTCTTCGATCCAGGGCCCAACCAGAGACATGTTCTTGTTGGGGCTGTTGATCATGCCAACGATGCCCTGACTGTCAAGTTCGAGATGGATGCGCTGAACATGAAGATCCCTCGCCAAGTCCACCGCCTCCAAACTAGCCATAATCTCAGCAGCCTCCGGGTCAGAGATGTCAGGGAAGAAATAGCATGCTCCCGCCACAAACCCCGCGTTATGATCTCTGATAATAGCACCACCGCCACCCTTGGCACCTCCTCTGGCTAGGGCCCCGTCAGAATTGACCTTGAACCAACCAGCATCCGGGGCCTCCCAGCGCTGAGTAGGTTTGTCCATCGGGACACGGGCAGGAGTATCATGGGCCATGCGCCAGTCCTGCATGCAGCGAAGAACCCTAACGGAGATCTCCTCCGGAGCAGCAATCCGCTTGCCCTCCCGAGTCTCGTTCCTCGCGAGCCAAAGACCATAGATCGCCTGAACCATGGCCGCCCGCTCATCATCGCCCGCTTCAGCGAACCAAGATAGAAGCCACCGAGCCAGCGCCGTGTGAGTTTCGGAGTGGAGAGGCGGGGCGGCCACAGCGACGCCGTGCTTGATGCGGAGCAGATCCCAGAAAAGTTGAGAGTGAGAGCAGCCCCAGAACCTGTGGAGGATGGTTTCTTTCCTGCCCAAAAGTTTTACAATGAATCCAACAGCCTCAAACTACCCTTCCACTGTCGGAACTAGCGAAGTACCTCGTCTGATCTCAAAGTATTACAACCAAAATACCTGCCACAAGACATGTATTACGcactccctccgtctcaaaattcTTGTGTTATATTAGTCTAGAtaggatgtatctaatactaaaatatGACTTAATACATccttatttaaaaaaaattaagacaagaattttgcgACCAAGGGAGTACAACCAAGTAACCAAAATACATCACTTCTTAGGCATATGCCCACTGGAAGATTAAGAGTAGTGGAAGAGATCAGGAGGTGATCTTGTCGATGCGAACGTGGAGAGGCAACTCCTTGGACGCCCCAGCCCCATGTAGATACCGCGGTGGTACCGTCAAGAAAGACGTCAGCTCCTCCAGGGCGACGGTGCCCGGCGACGTGCTGCTCGTCGCCTCAAAGTCCGCCCAGATGGTGTCCATCTTGCGGTTGGCCGGCGGCGGTGGCCCGTTGGCCCACAGCTTGACCGAGTAGCGCGGCGACGGGGACGCGCCCGCTCTGATGCACACGACAGACACGGTGACCGCGGCGCCCGGGCCGTGCGCGCCGGCGACCAGGAGGAACGCGCGGCCGTCCTCCTCCCCGCGAAGAAGGTGCCGCGGCTCCGGCGACGCCTGTACCTGCAGCAGGAGCGCTTTGCTGTACGGGACGTCGTGCACGGGCACTGAGTGCAGCGCGTTGAGGTGAAGGAGGAGCGCCGGCGGCGGGCCGAGGAAGCCGCAGCCGGGCAGCGCGCAGGAGCAGGGCGCGTGCGGGCACGCGCTCCGGTGCTGGCCGGCCTCGTGGTAGGTGACGTAGCGCCCGCAGCCGTGGTGGTCGCACTGGACGCTGGCCGAGGAGACGAAGGTGTCGAGCAAGGGGCAGGCGTGGAAGTCGCCGCCGTGCTCGCATTTGCCGCACTGTTGCCAGGGGAGCTCCACGACGCAGCTGCCGCAAGCCAAGTGCCCGCCTTCGCACTGCATAGATCCATTCATCGAGGGAAGGAAATAAAATCTGTACGTGCAGCTGCAGCTGCTGTATTTGACTAATCGGGTGTTGAGTAAAGATAATTGGTCCGACCTGGAAGACGGGAGGCTTGAAGGGGCGGAAGCAGATGGGGCAGTGAAACATGTCGGCGTTGATCCTCACGGTAACATCCATCCTCATCCTCATGTCGCCGccatgtcctcctcctcctcctcctcggacgGCTGCTTCATGCACAACCATTTCTCGCTTCACCGGGCCATTGGGCAGCTCCAGCTCCATGGCCGAAGCCGCCGAACTAGCACCCTGCGTTCTCTCTCTGGTGTCTTTGGTGAACGGCTGGAAGCCTCGAAGAAtaattagaagaagaagaagaagaagaagaagaagaagggtgACTGGGACTGGGAGAGACGTTTTCCCCAACCGGTCGAACCCCTTCACGTGGTTCCCGCACCAGACAGAGCAGTCCTACTCACTTCATCCCTTCCTCTGCTGCCGAAAAGAAGCAGGCAACCGTGTTAATGTCTGGTCGATTGATTGATCGACGGTCGTCAAAATGTGCAACCCAAACGCCCGACGACACGAACGACACACAGCTGTATGCCTGTATCACTAGTTCAGAGTTCAGCGCTCCTTCAGTCAGAGCAACTCCAAAGCCCGACCCATTTCATCCGCCTGCGTCCGTTTAGATCAGCGCGGACAAAAATGgtggcccaacgcgccgacccaaatcCAAATCACGTCCATGtcgtgtccgcgccgacgcatttgCAGCCCAAATTTGCGCCGTTAATTCGTCGGCGCGGACGCCGAACGGACGCTTTGCGCGCCTTCTTGCGGTTCGTCGCGTCCTCACATGGCGGCCGTCCAACTACCCGTTGCTCATATGGTCAGCTTAATTTATAACGAtgggcccacgcgtcagcgaCGACGCTCGTTTTTTTTAAGCCGACCGTGCGGCGGGACCGTCCTCATCCAAACTCGCCGTCCACATCTGCCATCTTTTGCTCCCTCGTCGCCGGCAACCCTAGCCACCACAACCACAACGAGATAGGCCTCTTCTCCGGCGCCAGCGGCAGCAAGGCCAAGGGCAAGTCCCCCGCCACCCCTTTCCTCACGCCTCCGTTGGCGCCGGCGCCTCGCCGGCAGAGGCAGCGCGTGAACGTGCCAGTGCACCAGGTGGAGTGGCACTGGCAGCACCGCCAGCCTCTGCCGTATCTCAACGTGACGCTGCCGCACGACTGACATCTGAATCCAGATAGGATCCCAGTGCCGGCAGCGCCGCGGTCGGCTCGTGCTCACGCGGAGGAGGTGCAGCGCCGGCAGGCGCTGCTGACGCCGAAGCAGCGCAGCGACCCCGCCTACGCAACCGACTCACCCAACTGGGCGAGGTGATTCGCCTTCGAGCACGAGAAGGCGAGGCGACGGGGCGTGCGCGAGGTCGACCGAAGGTCGCCGCCACCGGCGCTCGTCGTCCGCGAGGAGGACCAGGCGGCGGAGGACGCCTACCAGGAGACCCTTGCGGCCGTCTGCCGGGAGAGCGAGGAGAACGAGCGGCGCagggcggaggcggaagaggAGGCTCGGTACGAGGCAGCAATGGCGCAGGCCCTTGCCCTCTCCGCGGCGGGCGACAGCGTGGTGCCGCCGGTGGCCCCGCCGTCCCCCATCAAGCCGGAACCGAAGCCCGAGCCGTCCCCCATCGAGCGCTACTCCTGGACGGGAGTAGCGCGCGAGTGGGTACGCGCGCCGCCGGTCTGGATGGGAGCGACGCTGGCGCGGGAGCAGGCGTACCTCGAGCACTGGCGCAAGATCAGGGTGGCCGAGGAGCGCCGCGACGGCGAGTACCTTGAGATGttcgagcgcgacctcgaggagGAGTAGCGCGAGGCCGAGGAGGAGACGCGCCAGGCCGCGGCTGCACAGGCGGCTGCACAACCCCCCGCGTCGTCACTGCCTGCGCCGGCACAGCCCGACATGACGGCGCTCTGGAACACGGTGTTCTCCTGGGCCGGGCCGGCGCGGACGCTCATCGACCTCACGGacccggaggacgacgacgaggacgccTAGGGCAGCGCGCCGCCTCGTAGTTTAGGCTATTATTATATTATTTTTTAAATGCAAATGTGGACGCGTGAACTCTCGTCGGCCTTCGTGACCGGCTTTAATGTTTAATTAATGCTGTTTTTTCTTTTTAGTATGCATGCGTTTAATTTTCTTTTGCACCGTCAAAAATGGGTTCAGGCCAGCGTTGGGCGCACACGCCGACCCAAATGCAAAAGCGGACATCCGTATCCGTCTGGCCGATCCAAACAGACAAAAAACGGACGAAATCGCCGTCCGTTTGAGTCgacccattggagttgctctcaGAGCTTCTCCTCTCCTCAAGTCCCTGTCAAAGAGTGACACCAAAGTTGCAACGGTAAACAGCAAAATGAACAAGCATAgtgttttttttataaaaacttcacatctattcatcttcaatcatgacaGTATAACGAACATCCATAGAAACATCTCAAATAATAGATCTTCAATCATGACAGTGTAACGAACATTCAtaaaaacatctcaaaactatttGGTGGTGACGAGTGGTACACATTCATTGCATCAGTCGATTTTGAGGTAACCTTTGCGTAAGGTAGTCCTCATCCTCAACTAGTGaattctctctctcttttttttggctATTCGCTAGGGGCTTTGTTGGATCCGAGCAATCCTCTGAAGTCTGAAACATGTTCCATCTTCTCCTTACACTCAGCCCACACTTTGTTAGAGTTGGGAGTGGATACCTACTGAGCCCACTGAGCGAGTCTGGCTCACACCACATCGAACAACGGGTTCTAAGAACAAGCTTGGCCCATGTTGCCCCAGAGAAATagtgtttttatttgtttgtgttcTAGTAATAGTGTTTGTCCACCTACCTTGCTATTGTCTATTTTATTATTTGGCTAATCGTTCTTTTTAAAATAGTTCTCATCTGATTAAAAACAAATTTAATACGACATATTCCAGTAACCACATACCTGTAAACAGATCCATGATAGTTTTGCAACCTTGTGACATAAATTTAAGACAACACATTTTAGTAGTGCATGTGGGTGGAGAGCGCACTGCATATAATAGCGCACACCTTATACATATATCATCGTCGTTGAGAGTAAAATTTTGAGGGAGTTTTAGATGCTTTCTGCGGAATGGGGGAGCTCCCCCACCTAAATATATTGCTCATGCTCACACCAATTATAACATTTCTAGAGATAACACGTTAATTAAGCATGGTATATATATTACACAGGCTAATGCCTATCATGCTTCAAGCATGAGTGTGTAACTGATTCACCAATGCGTGTGTTTACCATGAACAAGATTGAACACCGGTTAATCATGGCATTAGGATGAACAGTAGAGTAGATGTGTGAAGGAACTCGCGCTCATGAATTTATGCTTGCATGCATGCTCCATCTATATAATCTCACCTGGTATCTTACTCCGGTTCTTGCCATGAATCTCCTGGAGAGAAACTTTGAATTTGTATCTGAGATAGCGGAGCAAACCAAAGCCAACTTTACATTGTTACATTGTTATGCCTTGAACCTTATTTAAGTCTAGCAGCGGAGCGATACTCATACGCATGTCTATGATTTGTATATTTATGCAAAGCCTCGTTCAAATCTAGCTGGTAGGGGCATGTCTACAAGCCTTATCTCCATTAGAGGGAGGTGCACTCCTCCAGCTGGAAGATACGATGCCGCTGGCCAGGTCGTAGAGAATGTGAAAATTTTGCTGCATGATGTTGCCAATGAATGTCGTTTCGTCATTGGCGGCACATTGTTCCTTTCATCCCCCAAAGCTCACCGCCGCATGCACATCCTGATGTCGTCCACGGGAACCCAGTATTTTTTGAAAGATAGCTGAGAGCAGCGATAAAAGCATTACAAAGGTGGAGATCCAGAGATCagggaagaaagaaagaagaattaaggtaaaggTGCATGCCCGTAGGCCAATCCTCATGTCGTACACGGGAGCCGGTAGATTGCCGAGACTCCAGGATTGATTTTGGACGATTTCATTCATTTGTGCATTGATCAGATTGTAATAGTTAAACTTCCTATCATTACTAAAAGAGCTTCCTTCATCAATATTTCAATCTTCAGACAAAAGCAGTCAGCTGTCCACATAAACCGCCCACGATGGTGCCACACTCACAATCGGCTCATATTTTTTACGGTCCGTCCCAACAAAAGCTACCTGGGATAACCCCTTACACAGTCGGTTTTGGCATCGACTGCAATATGTAGCAGTACGAAACTCGCTCCACATTCCACATTTGTTTCCTTTCTTTAAGAAAGGATATCTGTATATACATGCATAGCAAAGTGAGATAATGTAGTATATACATGCAGTCATTGGTGCAGCCAGTCTTCGCGTTCATCTACCGCGTTTAATTTACCTAAGAAAGATGTCAGAGAATCAACGGTGATGCAAGACGACACATCTTCTTCCCAGCCGAGCTAACATCATCAAATTTGCATGTAGATTACCATGAATCTTGACTGCGATGGTGCGGAGTTTTATTACAGGTAAGAGCAGCGTGGTGTGCGGTCATCTAGAACTTCACCTTCTGCTGGGGGTGCGCTCTTCTCAACAATCAACCGTGCACCACGCCAGCAAATGCCCAAAGTTAGCTGCAGTTGTCATCTCGTCTGCCCTGGTGATCGAGTTCACGCCAGGATCTGACATCTCTGCAGTTCTCATCCCGTCTCGCCCTGGTGATCGAGTTCACGCCAGGATCTGACTATCTCTGAGTCTATAATCCCTAAGAGAAGCTCAAAATATTTCAATCGACTTTTGTTTGCCCATTATCGGCATCCGGTGATCCATCTGGAAGGAGACCCAGGAGAGGCAGAGGCAGCAGAGAGCTGAGGTTGCAGATGACGATCAGCAGAGCCAGATTTTCAAAGTTGTCCTTGGTGACTCCTAGAAACTGAGTTAGGCCCGCGCCCACCAGACCGCCGGCAACACTTCCCGCGTTGGAAATGGACATCAGTGTGGCAAACAATGTCGCTTCCACTCCCAGAGGACACAATCTCGCGGCCAACACCAACACGGGCATGAACGAAGCCTAACAAACAATTTTGGACATCATTGATGTTTGTGTCAGAAGAGTGTAATCATAAATGTGAAAAGGAGCAAATGCAAATGCGTAGTCCCCGAGTTAACTAATCATTGCAATAGTGTTCCATACCTGACCAAGGACTGTGAGAATCAAGGAATCCCCAATGGAGAACCATTCATCACTTATCCCCAGCTTCCTATTGAGCCCAGTGACAAGAAGAACCTGGAAGTGGAAACACACAAGACCTAAGCATGATTTGCCAACAAAGAGTAAGTAGGACTGCTAGAATAAGTACGCAGAGAAGAGGACCTGTGTCATTCCAAGGGCAGAACCTAAAATTGTTGTCACAAGAAAGATTTTTCTTAGTGGAACTGCCTTCAGGAACGAATTATATATTCCGACGCCCAGCAAGGATGCAACAGATGTAACGAGTGTGACACGCCCTAGAAACTCTGGAGTGAATCCAATCTTGTTTGTGCTGAAATTCAATAGAGTAACATAATCagccatattaaaaagatgacgATCACACAAAATACTAAGGTACATATGTACAACCAAGTAGCTTACGGTCCTGTTCCCTTTTGTATTTAGAGTTTTGTAACACTAGCATCTTAGAAACTTCATATTTTTCTTCAGAATCCAAAAGTATGTTTACAGAATATAGAGCCAGGTCTAACAGAACAATCCATAGCAATCAAGTAATCAAATAATCGAGTCTGTTGAACATACACGAAATAAAACATGGCAGAATCCGACTGTGGTGTCGCTTGCCAAAGGAATATGAACAAAGTAGGCAAGAAAATGTTCGGTTGCTTTACAGCAGTCCAAATCTGCCTGATCTGCTGCTTAGAGCTTTCAATCAACCTTGAACTTGAAAGTGAGATGGAACGTTCCTCAGTAGGCAAACGCTTTTCATTTACAAGAACTGCAACAGCAGATGTCATCAGGGGTAAAAATGCTGTAACACCAAAGACAAATCTGCATTTAGTGAAACACCTGATCAGTGAAGTGTAATATGAGAGGTGTCATTAGCTTTTACAAAGTTCCTTCGCGCCAAGGAGCAAACCTTACACCATAAGTATCCACAAGAGAACCACTGAAGTATGCGCTCACAATTGCCCCAAAGGCTGAAGATCCCCAACACAGTGACTGGAGAGATCCAGATGTGCTCTGTGACTCACCCCGAGCTCTCTCAACAACCATAGAATCAACCACCTGCAGTATTTTCACTTCTCGTTAATGACAAAACAAACTACGAGTACTAACACTAGTATCTTGACATGGGTCAAACACAAAGATGAGCTCATTAGGTACAGAAGGAGATATTTCTGTTTTTAGAATATATTTCAGATATTCTTTCTGAACTTTTGACAAGTGAGGCCCATACTGAGTTGAGTTCTTTGAACAATGTATCAAAtatcaacataaaataaattgcaTATATGATCTATGTTGAGCTCCTTATGATTTAAAAAACAGTTCAAAATATATTCGGAGCATCATGAATTACATAATCCTCCTATTATCAGGCTGTGTCATGATAGCACGTGCATATGACTGCTGCTACAGGGGATGACCAAACCTAACGGAAATGCTAGCAAGTTGTGCTCCACTTGAAACAGTAAAAGCATTGGATCAGACCATCCCATTATGGACCAATTCGAGCTGTACTCCTAAAGGGGTTTATCATTTTCTGAATGTCAAACTGTCAAGGATTAAACAAAACTGAGTAACTAACTACTACACCAGCAGGatgtttgctttatttataaagcagGGTGAAAGCCTATTTCGAGAACTACTACACCAGCATAATTGATGATCAATtcaaaggaaaaaataaaatattGTGAACATACTTTTTCTGCTCACTTACAACATCAGAGAAGGCAACTGCAAGAGATCCAAGAATAATAGAGAGCGCTGCACTGTACTTGTCATCCACAATTGTTGCCATCAAACTCCATGAAATTGCTCCAAGGAGTCCTGACAGAATGAGGTACGACCTTCTTCGATAACCAAAGAGAGGGACGGAATCACTGCATCGTAAATCACAACAATATAGTTCATGATTTAAGTGTGTACAACATAAAAGAGCTGCAGGAACGAGATTTGATATGTCGGTGATACCTGATAAAACCATAAAGAGGCTTGACCAACCACGGCAAAGCTGAGAAACCAGTTATAACTGCAGTCTAGATAACAGGAACCAAATTATTCTCTGTGCCAACAGGTATTGCCCAAGACTTAAAACGTTAGCAGAAAAAGAGCATCTGGTAAAGATGGTGATGGTCATAcctctgctggatcaagttgAAGATCATCTTTTAAGTAAAAGCTGACA from Triticum urartu cultivar G1812 unplaced genomic scaffold, Tu2.1 TuUngrouped_contig_334, whole genome shotgun sequence includes the following:
- the LOC125527236 gene encoding putative E3 ubiquitin-protein ligase SINA-like 6; amino-acid sequence: MELELPNGPVKREMVVHEAAVRGGGGGGHGGDMRMRMDVTVRINADMFHCPICFRPFKPPVFQCEGGHLACGSCVVELPWQQCGKCEHGGDFHACPLLDTFVSSASVQCDHHGCGRYVTYHEAGQHRSACPHAPCSCALPGCGFLGPPPALLLHLNALHSVPVHDVPYSKALLLQVQASPEPRHLLRGEEDGRAFLLVAGAHGPGAAVTVSVVCIRAGASPSPRYSVKLWANGPPPPANRKMDTIWADFEATSSTSPGTVALEELTSFLTVPPRYLHGAGASKELPLHVRIDKITS
- the LOC125527235 gene encoding folate-biopterin transporter 1, chloroplastic-like translates to MQMAFSSFLLTPPSPPLPSPAAAAASASASTSSSSYPVAAHRGRRPRGPRCRCGRSPEVTPATTTSSGSGDRGSCDEEDASAPPPLPVEPVGGVASTDSLTGSATPRYQATSTKGDTRNEDLEKWENNQRGTDGLSSSKSKSAYSKAFGVDLSPDNVAVATVYFVQGVLGLSRLAVSFYLKDDLQLDPAETAVITGFSALPWLVKPLYGFISDSVPLFGYRRRSYLILSGLLGAISWSLMATIVDDKYSAALSIILGSLAVAFSDVVVDSMVVERARGESQSTSGSLQSLCWGSSAFGAIVSAYFSGSLVDTYGVRFVFGVTAFLPLMTSAVAVLVNEKRLPTEERSISLSSSRLIESSKQQIRQIWTAVKQPNIFLPTLFIFLWQATPQSDSAMFYFVTNKIGFTPEFLGRVTLVTSVASLLGVGIYNSFLKAVPLRKIFLVTTILGSALGMTQVLLVTGLNRKLGISDEWFSIGDSLILTVLGQASFMPVLVLAARLCPLGVEATLFATLMSISNAGSVAGGLVGAGLTQFLGVTKDNFENLALLIVICNLSSLLPLPLLGLLPDGSPDADNGQTKVD